One Ricinus communis isolate WT05 ecotype wild-type chromosome 1, ASM1957865v1, whole genome shotgun sequence DNA window includes the following coding sequences:
- the LOC8270822 gene encoding germin-like protein subfamily 2 member 4 yields the protein MALAAAILPFLVFFTLIFASLAYDPDMLQDLCVAEKSSGTKLNGFPCKDEANVTANDFFFDGLAKPGIVNNSVGSLVTGANVEKIPGLNTLGVSLSRIDYAPDGLNPPHTHPRATEMIFVLEGELDVGFITTANKVISKTVKKGEIFVFPRGLVHFQKNNGDKAASVISAFNSQLPGTQSIAVTLFTANPPVPDNVLTKAFQVGTKEIEKIKSKLAPKKS from the exons ATGGCATTGGCAGCAGCTATTCTCCCATTTCTAGTCTTCTTTACTCTCATCTTCGCCTCTCTTGCTTACGATCCTGACATGCTTCAGGATCTCTGCGTGGCCGAAAAATCTTCAG GAACTAAATTGAATGGATTTCCCTGCAAGGATGAGGCAAATGTTACTGCAAATGATTTTTTCTTTGACGGTCTGGCTAAGCCTGGAATCGTGAACAATTCAGTAGGATCACTTGTTACAGGCGCCAACGTTGAAAAAATTCCAGGCCTGAACACTCTAGGTGTGTCTCTCTCCCGCATTGATTATGCTCCTGATGGCCTTAACCCGCCGCACACGCACCCCCGCGCCACAGAAATGATCTTTGTGCTGGAAGGAGAACTTGACGTAGGATTCATCACGACCGCTAACAAAGTAATCTCGAAAACAGTGAAGAAAGGCGAAATCTTTGTGTTCCCTAGAGGACTAGTTCACTTCCAGAAGAACAACGGTGATAAAGCAGCTTCTGTAATTTCAGCATTCAACAGTCAATTGCCTGGTACTCAATCCATTGCCGTGACATTGTTTACAGCAAATCCCCCAGTACCTGACAATGTCTTGACTAAAGCTTTCCAAGTTGGTACCAAGGAGATTGAGAAGATCAAATCCAAGCTTGCCCCTAAGAAGTCCTGA